In a single window of the Verrucomicrobiia bacterium genome:
- a CDS encoding PEP-CTERM sorting domain-containing protein encodes MLKTLKGGSVVVALLGGMAFSASAQVTGLYDLNIFIGNNLIANQLTTGGSDTLDTVLFNGVANGSTFQSYNTATGQLSTASVFNSTTETWSIDYPFAPNGLGGVFDSPTAGTVRFSGNIVNIDNQDNYSFNPPVNGPGTYLLAMAAPLGSDSGNGTFQQIVGRNPVAGESVQTYGPQGAMITTTFNGSTWDNGTPGLAVGQAAYFTLGAATPEPSTYALFAMGAGLLVFTRRFSLSRSRS; translated from the coding sequence ATGCTTAAAACATTAAAGGGTGGCTCGGTTGTAGTGGCGCTTTTGGGAGGCATGGCTTTTTCGGCTTCCGCACAAGTAACGGGTCTTTACGACCTGAATATTTTCATCGGCAATAATCTGATCGCGAACCAGCTCACGACGGGCGGCTCAGATACGCTCGATACGGTCTTGTTCAACGGCGTGGCCAATGGCTCGACCTTTCAGAGTTATAATACCGCTACCGGCCAGCTCTCGACGGCGTCGGTTTTTAATTCCACAACGGAAACCTGGAGCATTGATTATCCTTTCGCCCCGAATGGCCTGGGCGGCGTTTTCGATTCACCAACTGCGGGAACAGTTCGCTTCAGCGGTAATATCGTAAACATTGATAACCAGGATAATTATTCCTTCAATCCGCCAGTCAATGGCCCGGGAACTTATTTGCTGGCAATGGCGGCTCCGCTCGGAAGCGACAGTGGCAACGGAACCTTTCAGCAGATCGTCGGCCGCAATCCGGTCGCCGGTGAGTCGGTGCAAACCTACGGTCCCCAGGGTGCGATGATCACCACGACTTTTAACGGCTCGACTTGGGACAATGGCACGCCAGGATTGGCAGTCGGTCAGGCGGCGTATTTCACGCTCGGTGCAGCCACTCCCGAACCTTCGACGTATGCGTTGTTCGCGATGGGCGCTGGCTTGCTGGTTTTCACACGCCGGTTTTCATTGTCCCGCTCGCGGTCGTAA
- a CDS encoding NAD(+)/NADH kinase gives MKKLAKGIKRVGLIGNSGKVSAHAVVTAAAKLIARTGRRVYCDASTADVAGFKTNIISTAAELCDAVDLLLVFGGDGTMLQVASEVAGSRTPIMGVNIGGLGFLTAVSSREMPKALRQVWNGEFTLDERALIQVSGKCNGRNVYQPALNDFVISRVDSRLIILEVSVDDVPLTRYRCDGLIISSPTGSTAYSLSAGGAVVHPQADVFEITPICPHTLSNRSVIVGLNSRIQVKIISPHPATMLSADGQRLSDLAASDLLTICRSGHSIRLVRLKGSSFFETLRGKLHWSGANV, from the coding sequence TTGAAAAAACTGGCTAAAGGGATCAAACGAGTCGGGCTCATCGGAAACTCTGGAAAAGTTTCCGCCCATGCTGTCGTCACTGCCGCCGCAAAACTAATCGCGCGGACGGGGCGGCGCGTTTATTGCGATGCTTCGACGGCGGACGTTGCCGGTTTTAAAACCAACATCATCTCCACCGCCGCCGAACTTTGTGACGCGGTTGATCTGCTCCTGGTTTTCGGCGGTGACGGCACGATGCTGCAAGTCGCCAGTGAAGTGGCCGGTTCGCGGACGCCGATCATGGGCGTGAACATTGGCGGCCTGGGTTTTCTCACGGCCGTTTCGTCGCGGGAGATGCCCAAGGCGTTGCGCCAGGTCTGGAATGGCGAATTCACTCTCGACGAACGCGCGCTCATCCAGGTCTCGGGAAAATGCAATGGCCGAAATGTCTATCAACCGGCCCTCAATGATTTTGTCATCAGCCGCGTGGATTCCCGCCTCATCATTCTCGAAGTCAGCGTGGATGATGTGCCACTGACACGCTATCGCTGCGACGGTTTGATCATCAGTTCGCCGACGGGCTCGACTGCGTATTCACTTTCCGCCGGTGGCGCGGTGGTGCATCCGCAGGCGGACGTTTTTGAAATCACGCCGATTTGTCCGCACACGCTTTCGAATCGCTCGGTTATCGTCGGCCTTAATTCGCGCATCCAGGTGAAAATCATCAGTCCGCATCCCGCGACGATGCTGAGCGCCGATGGCCAGCGCCTCAGCGATCTGGCGGCGAGCGACCTGCTCACGATTTGCCGGAGCGGCCATTCCATCCGGCTCGTGCGGCTCAAGGGCAGTTCGTTCTTCGAGACTTTGCGCGGCAAACTTCATTGGAGCGGCGCCAATGTTTGA
- a CDS encoding LacI family DNA-binding transcriptional regulator, which produces MIRLKDIAVRAGVSVMTVSKVMRNAPDISAATKARIKVLAQQMGYVPDSNAQTLRSRTSRFLGVIIPSITDPMFARVLLAIEERAHEIGYEIILAHTLNQEEREETSIQRLLSRRVDGLFISPVYRMRPDAPIYQTLQTRGTPVVILGHSAPFCRQFVNVEGDDQHASYTATQHLLQLGHKHIAYFSGPTSAPWSRERYEGYCRALREANLEVEDRLIFQAGNTIEDGAKAALQFVNESTQATAIQAVNDLVAIGCANTFLNQGIKIPEQLSVIGFGNILTSEYFRVPLTTLRQPKHRLGNAAMDAMLKLLKHERPENKRIRAEIITRQSTAAPPAGS; this is translated from the coding sequence ATGATTCGCCTCAAGGACATCGCGGTGCGAGCGGGTGTCTCGGTCATGACCGTCTCGAAGGTGATGCGCAATGCCCCGGACATTTCGGCGGCCACCAAGGCGCGCATCAAGGTTCTCGCGCAACAAATGGGTTACGTGCCCGACTCGAATGCGCAGACGCTTCGCAGCCGCACCAGCCGTTTTCTCGGCGTCATCATTCCTTCGATCACCGACCCGATGTTTGCGCGCGTGCTGCTTGCCATCGAGGAGCGCGCGCATGAAATCGGTTACGAAATTATTCTTGCGCATACGCTCAACCAAGAGGAACGCGAAGAGACTTCGATCCAGCGATTGCTTTCGCGGCGCGTGGATGGCTTATTCATTTCGCCCGTCTATCGCATGCGTCCGGATGCGCCGATTTATCAAACGCTTCAGACGCGCGGCACGCCGGTTGTGATTCTCGGGCATAGCGCTCCTTTCTGCCGGCAATTCGTGAACGTCGAGGGCGACGACCAACACGCCAGTTACACGGCCACGCAGCATCTCCTTCAACTCGGCCACAAGCACATCGCGTACTTCAGCGGGCCCACTTCCGCGCCGTGGTCGCGCGAACGCTATGAAGGCTATTGCCGCGCGCTGCGTGAAGCGAATCTTGAAGTCGAGGACCGCCTTATTTTCCAAGCTGGCAACACGATTGAAGACGGTGCGAAAGCCGCGCTTCAATTCGTCAATGAATCCACTCAGGCAACCGCAATCCAGGCCGTCAACGACCTCGTCGCCATCGGTTGCGCGAACACTTTTCTCAATCAAGGCATCAAGATTCCTGAACAACTCTCCGTGATTGGCTTTGGAAATATTTTGACCAGCGAATATTTCCGCGTGCCCCTCACCACGCTTCGGCAGCCCAAACATCGCCTCGGCAATGCCGCGATGGATGCCATGCTAAAACTCCTCAAGCACGAACGGCCCGAGAATAAACGTATCCGCGCCGAGATCATCACCCGCCAAAGCACCGCTGCGCCGCCCGCCGGCAGTTGA
- a CDS encoding TlyA family RNA methyltransferase, giving the protein MAGNRLDQALVERGLCESREKARRAIMAGQVIINHQPARKPSDRVTPQDNLELTAVEKYVSRGGLKLEHALEHFHLDVAGQTVADLGASTGGFTDCLLQHGAAKVFAVDVGHGQLAWKLRNDPRVAVMEKTNARDLTLARFPAPMDLVVIDCSFISLSRILPVAVALLRASGRIVALIKPQFEAGKAEADKGKGVITDPAIHARVLREIEDFVGAQAGLAWLGTTASPLLGPAGNREFFALIEKTG; this is encoded by the coding sequence ATGGCTGGCAATCGCCTGGATCAAGCGTTGGTCGAACGCGGCTTGTGTGAAAGCCGTGAGAAAGCGCGCCGTGCCATCATGGCGGGGCAGGTCATCATCAATCATCAACCCGCTCGCAAACCCAGCGACCGTGTCACTCCGCAAGACAACCTTGAACTGACCGCGGTTGAAAAATACGTCAGCCGCGGCGGGCTCAAACTGGAACATGCGCTGGAGCATTTTCATTTGGACGTTGCGGGCCAAACCGTGGCCGACCTCGGCGCTTCGACGGGTGGCTTCACCGATTGTCTGCTGCAACACGGGGCGGCGAAAGTTTTTGCGGTGGATGTCGGCCACGGCCAGCTTGCCTGGAAATTGCGCAACGATCCGCGCGTGGCCGTGATGGAAAAAACCAATGCCCGCGATTTGACGCTCGCGCGTTTTCCCGCGCCGATGGATTTGGTGGTGATTGACTGCTCGTTTATTTCGCTCAGCCGGATTCTTCCCGTAGCGGTTGCATTACTTCGCGCATCAGGTAGAATCGTGGCGTTGATCAAACCGCAGTTCGAGGCCGGCAAAGCCGAGGCGGATAAAGGCAAAGGTGTCATCACCGATCCCGCCATTCATGCGCGCGTGTTGCGCGAGATTGAGGACTTTGTCGGCGCCCAGGCGGGATTGGCGTGGCTCGGAACGACGGCGTCGCCGTTGCTCGGTCCGGCGGGTAACCGGGAATTTTTTGCTTTGATTGAAAAAACTGGCTAA
- a CDS encoding type IV pilus twitching motility protein PilT — translation MAKIDAFFNLMFEQKASDLHLSAGNPPMLRINGELHRVDYPPLESDALKMMLYEIAPEYKIKLFEETGDVDFGYEIPNISRFRANFFNQKNGVSAVFRQIPSRVLSFEDFEKFDAPLPPVLKKLSMLHKGLVVVTGPTGSGKSTTLAAMVDYANKNRRDHIITVEDPIEFVHESKNSLINHREVGVHTRSFSAALRGALREDPDVILVGELRDLETIELAITAASTGHLVFGTLHTQSAGKTVDRIIDVFPAEQQNKVRATLSEALKGIVAQNLFKRIDKKGRVAALEILIFTTAIANLVREGKTHQIPGMIQVGKKHGNQPLDDAIMEHLRMKRISPEEAYEKCLDKKKFRTFLANPPDEDET, via the coding sequence ATGGCCAAAATAGACGCCTTCTTCAATTTAATGTTCGAGCAAAAAGCTTCGGACTTGCACTTGTCCGCGGGCAACCCGCCCATGCTCCGCATCAATGGCGAACTTCATCGCGTGGATTATCCCCCGCTTGAAAGCGATGCCCTGAAGATGATGCTCTACGAAATCGCGCCCGAATATAAGATCAAACTTTTTGAAGAAACCGGCGACGTGGATTTCGGTTATGAAATCCCAAACATTTCCCGTTTCCGTGCGAACTTTTTCAATCAAAAAAACGGCGTCTCGGCGGTGTTCCGCCAGATCCCCAGTCGCGTTCTTTCGTTCGAGGATTTTGAAAAGTTCGATGCGCCGCTTCCGCCGGTGCTCAAAAAACTTTCAATGCTTCACAAGGGGCTCGTCGTCGTGACCGGCCCGACAGGCTCGGGCAAATCCACGACGCTCGCCGCGATGGTGGACTATGCGAATAAAAATCGCCGCGACCACATCATCACGGTCGAAGACCCAATCGAATTCGTGCATGAAAGCAAAAACTCGCTGATCAATCATCGCGAAGTCGGCGTGCATACCCGTTCCTTCTCTGCGGCGTTGCGCGGTGCGTTGCGTGAGGATCCCGATGTCATTCTCGTCGGTGAGTTGCGCGATTTGGAAACCATCGAGCTTGCGATTACGGCTGCGAGCACGGGTCACTTGGTCTTCGGCACGTTGCACACGCAGAGCGCCGGCAAGACGGTGGATCGTATCATTGACGTTTTCCCAGCCGAGCAGCAGAACAAAGTTCGCGCCACGCTTTCCGAGGCGCTCAAGGGCATCGTCGCCCAGAATCTTTTCAAGCGCATTGATAAAAAAGGCCGCGTCGCCGCGCTGGAAATTCTTATCTTCACCACGGCCATCGCTAACCTCGTGCGCGAAGGCAAGACGCATCAAATCCCCGGCATGATCCAGGTCGGCAAGAAGCACGGCAATCAGCCGCTCGACGACGCCATCATGGAACACTTGCGCATGAAGCGCATTTCGCCTGAGGAAGCCTACGAAAAGTGTTTGGATAAAAAGAAATTTCGCACCTTTCTCGCCAACCCGCCCGACGAGGACGAAACCTAA
- the grpE gene encoding nucleotide exchange factor GrpE, whose translation MSKTNTKSDTETAAETAEPKIETLEPLMAEQIENLKTRAAKADENWERVLRITADFDNYKKRAAREREEAIKFANESLMKKLIPVIDNFDMALTAASQPGANAQSLQTGVAMISQQLRSALVESGLEEVDAAGKPFDPNWHEAVSQQETSETAEGNVLQQLRKGYKLRDRLIRPATVVVAKKPAA comes from the coding sequence ATGTCTAAGACCAATACTAAATCAGATACAGAAACTGCCGCGGAAACGGCTGAGCCGAAAATCGAAACGCTTGAGCCTTTGATGGCTGAGCAAATCGAAAACCTAAAGACCCGCGCCGCCAAGGCCGATGAGAATTGGGAGCGGGTGCTGCGCATCACCGCGGACTTTGACAATTACAAGAAGCGCGCCGCCCGCGAACGCGAGGAAGCGATCAAGTTCGCCAATGAATCGCTGATGAAAAAGCTGATTCCCGTGATTGATAATTTTGACATGGCGCTCACCGCCGCCAGCCAGCCGGGCGCCAATGCGCAATCGCTCCAAACGGGCGTCGCCATGATTTCCCAGCAGCTTCGCAGTGCGCTGGTCGAGTCGGGTTTGGAAGAAGTGGATGCCGCTGGCAAGCCCTTCGACCCGAACTGGCACGAAGCGGTTTCCCAACAGGAAACCAGCGAGACGGCTGAGGGCAATGTTTTACAGCAGTTGCGCAAGGGGTATAAATTGCGCGACCGGCTTATCCGTCCGGCCACCGTGGTCGTCGCCAAAAAACCTGCCGCTTAA
- a CDS encoding Gfo/Idh/MocA family oxidoreductase, with amino-acid sequence MNDSAFKTKVTRRKFLAAAGAAIAMPTIIPLSALGRGGKTAPSERVTVGVVGWGWQGPDDTRACLPLPNCQVVAACDLDTDHLKDALDTMNGFYHNKDCKGYHDFREMMARPDIDAVILAVPDHWHALVAIEAANHKKDIYGEKPLAKTITEQQAIVHAVERNNRIWQTGSWQRSVANFHKAAEIVRNGYIGEITHVEVGLPSGHADFMKTGQYTTPSAPPPELDYETWIGPAKMMPYIRARIHRNWRWNYNTGGGQLMDWIGHHCDIAHWGMDADNSGPYEVEGHGDFPPEDAVWNTCTKYRIELKYPKNITMTIAGGYPEIRSGTKWIGTEGWVWVDRSGFEGSKPEWNDYKELPEEMRKVKLYSSSNHRKNFIDCVISRQPTITPVQTAHHSAIPGHLGLISMLVGRKLRWDVASERILDDHEATRLMGRPYRAPWKLPGNGPTHLALSPKQMAEKARGNFTGISD; translated from the coding sequence ATGAATGACTCTGCTTTTAAGACCAAGGTGACCCGTCGGAAATTCCTCGCTGCTGCGGGCGCGGCGATAGCAATGCCGACCATTATCCCATTGAGCGCGCTCGGACGCGGCGGGAAAACGGCGCCGTCAGAACGCGTGACGGTAGGTGTGGTGGGCTGGGGATGGCAGGGACCGGACGATACGCGCGCCTGCCTGCCTTTGCCGAATTGCCAGGTGGTCGCGGCGTGCGATTTGGACACGGACCATCTGAAGGACGCCCTGGACACGATGAACGGGTTTTACCACAACAAAGATTGCAAAGGGTATCATGATTTTCGCGAAATGATGGCGCGTCCGGACATTGACGCGGTAATACTCGCGGTGCCCGACCATTGGCATGCGTTGGTGGCGATCGAAGCGGCGAATCACAAGAAAGACATTTACGGCGAGAAACCCTTGGCGAAGACGATCACGGAACAGCAGGCGATCGTGCACGCGGTGGAGCGAAATAATCGCATCTGGCAGACGGGTTCGTGGCAGCGTTCGGTCGCGAATTTTCACAAGGCGGCGGAGATCGTGCGCAATGGTTACATCGGCGAGATCACGCACGTGGAAGTGGGCTTGCCTTCGGGACACGCCGACTTTATGAAGACGGGCCAATACACGACGCCCTCGGCGCCGCCGCCGGAATTAGATTATGAAACCTGGATCGGCCCTGCGAAGATGATGCCGTACATCCGCGCGCGCATCCATCGCAACTGGCGGTGGAATTATAATACAGGCGGCGGACAGCTTATGGATTGGATCGGGCATCATTGCGATATCGCGCATTGGGGGATGGACGCGGACAATTCGGGGCCGTACGAAGTGGAGGGTCATGGGGATTTTCCGCCCGAGGATGCCGTGTGGAACACCTGTACTAAATATCGCATCGAATTGAAGTATCCAAAAAATATCACCATGACCATCGCCGGCGGTTATCCGGAAATCCGCAGCGGCACGAAGTGGATTGGCACAGAAGGTTGGGTATGGGTAGATCGCAGCGGATTCGAGGGATCGAAACCGGAATGGAATGATTACAAGGAATTGCCGGAGGAAATGCGCAAGGTGAAGTTGTATTCGTCGAGCAATCACCGGAAAAATTTCATTGATTGTGTGATATCCCGCCAACCGACGATCACGCCGGTGCAGACCGCCCATCATTCGGCAATACCCGGCCACCTCGGCTTGATCTCGATGCTCGTCGGGCGAAAATTGCGCTGGGATGTGGCAAGCGAGCGCATCCTGGATGATCACGAGGCGACCCGGCTGATGGGCCGCCCCTATCGTGCGCCATGGAAACTTCCCGGAAACGGGCCAACTCATCTCGCGCTCTCGCCGAAGCAGATGGCAGAGAAGGCGCGCGGAAATTTCACCGGCATTTCTGATTGA
- a CDS encoding PilT/PilU family type 4a pilus ATPase: protein MRRPELDHILSTMLDSAPEVSDLIFTVDKPLQVESSGELVPVTSEPPIEKLTPYQTELIALNLIGENQWHIKDLLRTGSCDSAYTVMDKARFRINIFSQRGNYSIVLRKLNTKIPSLEGLRLPEIINSIPREKTGLVLVTGATGSGKSTTLAAVLNEFNRTKAIHIITLEDPVEFVHPHHKATFNQRELGTDFDTFANGLRAALRQAPKVILVGEMRDRETVKIALSAAETGHLVLSTLHTVDAGQTINRILGMFETEEQEQIRLRLSDTLRWVVSQRLVPKIGGGRHAMLEIMGSNLRTKETIVQGESEGKTFYEIIESSQSFGWRTFDLSAVEAFEQGIITEESAMLYCSKRGPVTRAIDNMKKSRGESTSHMAGLRMKLNGNGSGNGAPPMPTTLKLK, encoded by the coding sequence ATGCGCCGGCCCGAATTGGACCACATTCTTTCCACGATGCTGGACTCCGCCCCCGAGGTGTCCGATCTCATCTTTACGGTTGATAAGCCGCTTCAAGTGGAGTCATCGGGCGAACTTGTGCCCGTCACTTCCGAGCCGCCCATCGAAAAACTGACGCCTTACCAGACCGAATTGATCGCGCTGAATTTGATTGGTGAAAATCAGTGGCATATCAAGGATCTCCTGCGCACCGGCTCCTGCGATTCCGCTTACACGGTGATGGACAAGGCGCGTTTTCGTATCAATATTTTTTCCCAGCGCGGCAATTACTCCATCGTCTTGCGCAAACTGAATACGAAAATTCCTTCGCTCGAAGGCCTCAGATTGCCGGAAATCATCAATAGCATTCCACGCGAAAAAACCGGGCTTGTGCTGGTCACCGGCGCAACTGGTTCGGGCAAATCCACCACGCTCGCCGCGGTGCTCAACGAATTTAATCGCACGAAAGCGATTCACATTATCACGCTGGAAGACCCGGTTGAATTCGTTCATCCGCATCACAAAGCTACTTTTAATCAGCGCGAGTTGGGCACGGATTTCGACACTTTTGCGAACGGCCTGCGCGCCGCGTTGCGCCAGGCGCCGAAAGTAATTCTCGTCGGCGAAATGCGTGACCGCGAAACGGTGAAGATTGCGCTCAGCGCCGCGGAAACGGGCCATTTGGTTCTCAGCACGCTCCACACGGTTGACGCCGGGCAAACGATCAATCGTATTCTCGGCATGTTTGAAACCGAGGAACAGGAGCAGATTCGTTTGCGCCTGTCCGATACCTTGCGCTGGGTCGTCAGCCAGCGTCTCGTTCCCAAAATCGGCGGCGGACGCCACGCCATGCTGGAAATCATGGGCTCGAATTTGCGCACGAAGGAAACCATCGTGCAGGGCGAGAGCGAGGGAAAAACATTTTACGAGATCATTGAGTCGAGCCAATCGTTCGGCTGGCGCACGTTTGACCTTTCGGCAGTGGAAGCGTTTGAACAAGGCATCATCACCGAAGAGAGCGCCATGCTCTACTGCTCAAAACGCGGTCCGGTGACGCGCGCGATTGATAACATGAAAAAATCCCGCGGCGAAAGCACTTCTCACATGGCCGGGCTCCGCATGAAACTTAACGGCAACGGCAGCGGAAATGGCGCGCCGCCGATGCCCACGACTCTTAAACTCAAGTAA
- a CDS encoding RsmE family RNA methyltransferase, with translation MHRFYLPPAQCQDSTLVLTEAEAHHALNVLRVRHGERLMVLDGAGQELLCEVQRPDHGHLKVTVVQRNQVPPLPYQITLLQAIPKGKIIESIIQKATELGAHRIVPLLSDRVVTQLDDESAASKAEKWRHTAIEAIKQCGSAWLPEIETPVTPKEYLARNEKFELPLVASLQSDCRHPREYFQTFYREKQRLPKSVCVWVGPEGDFTPAEMSAVKSAGALPITLGRLVLRSETAAIYSLSILNYELQSRYDSR, from the coding sequence ATGCACCGTTTTTATTTGCCGCCCGCGCAATGCCAGGACAGCACACTCGTTCTCACGGAAGCCGAGGCGCATCACGCGCTGAATGTTTTGCGCGTCCGCCACGGCGAACGACTGATGGTTCTCGACGGCGCGGGACAGGAACTTCTTTGCGAAGTTCAACGGCCTGATCACGGCCATTTAAAAGTCACTGTCGTTCAGCGCAACCAAGTCCCGCCGTTGCCGTATCAAATCACGTTGTTACAGGCGATTCCCAAGGGCAAGATCATCGAGAGCATTATCCAGAAGGCGACGGAACTGGGCGCGCATCGCATCGTGCCGCTGTTGTCCGACCGCGTGGTGACGCAACTTGACGACGAGTCCGCCGCGTCCAAGGCGGAAAAATGGCGTCACACCGCCATCGAAGCCATCAAGCAATGCGGCTCCGCGTGGCTGCCGGAAATCGAAACGCCCGTCACGCCCAAAGAATATCTCGCGCGCAACGAAAAATTTGAACTCCCGCTGGTCGCTTCATTGCAAAGCGATTGCCGCCATCCCCGCGAATATTTTCAGACGTTCTATCGCGAGAAACAACGCCTTCCGAAAAGCGTTTGCGTCTGGGTCGGCCCCGAAGGCGATTTTACTCCTGCCGAAATGAGCGCGGTAAAATCCGCCGGTGCGTTGCCTATCACGCTTGGTCGTTTGGTATTGCGAAGTGAGACTGCCGCGATCTATTCGCTCTCGATTCTCAATTACGAGTTGCAATCCAGATACGATAGCCGCTGA
- the dnaJ gene encoding molecular chaperone DnaJ, producing MAKRDYYEILEVERTVETEHLKKSYRKLAIKYHPDKNPGDKVAEEKFKELSEAYEALSDPQKRAAYDQYGHAAFDPRMRGGRGGGGFHDPADIFREVFGGSGNIFDELFGGGRADPSQPQRGSDLRYDMEITFEEAAHGCEKEISVNKQDRCEVCQGSGAEAGSKSKICPTCSGRGQVISSRGIFSIAQTCPRCEGMGKVIEKPCKNCHGAGRLERTSKIKLRIPAGVDTGSRLRSSGNGEAGLRGGPAGDLYVVLHVKPHDIFQREGDDLICEVPVSFVQAALGAEIEVPTLGDKAQIKIPAGTQPGTTFRLKGKGIKNIQGYGTGDLHVRVNVEVPSHLNAAQKAKLQEFAELCDERVNPLTKSFFEKAKNLFS from the coding sequence ATGGCCAAACGCGATTACTACGAAATCCTTGAAGTCGAGCGCACGGTTGAGACTGAGCATCTCAAAAAATCCTACCGCAAACTCGCGATTAAATATCATCCCGACAAAAATCCGGGCGATAAAGTGGCCGAGGAAAAATTCAAGGAACTCAGTGAGGCGTACGAAGCGTTGAGCGACCCGCAAAAACGCGCTGCGTACGATCAATACGGCCACGCGGCTTTTGATCCACGCATGCGCGGCGGACGCGGCGGCGGTGGGTTCCACGATCCCGCGGATATTTTTCGCGAGGTGTTCGGCGGCAGCGGAAATATTTTTGACGAACTTTTCGGCGGGGGACGCGCCGACCCTTCGCAGCCCCAACGCGGTTCCGATTTGCGTTATGACATGGAGATCACTTTTGAAGAAGCCGCGCACGGCTGCGAAAAAGAGATTTCTGTCAACAAACAGGATCGGTGCGAGGTTTGCCAGGGCTCGGGCGCGGAAGCGGGTTCCAAAAGCAAAATTTGCCCGACGTGCAGCGGCCGCGGCCAGGTCATCAGTTCGCGCGGCATCTTCAGCATCGCCCAAACCTGTCCGCGCTGCGAAGGCATGGGCAAAGTGATCGAGAAGCCGTGCAAGAATTGTCATGGCGCGGGGCGGCTCGAACGGACTTCCAAAATCAAATTGCGCATTCCGGCGGGCGTTGACACCGGTTCGCGGCTGCGGTCGTCGGGCAATGGCGAGGCGGGTTTGCGCGGCGGTCCGGCGGGCGATCTTTACGTCGTCCTGCACGTCAAGCCGCACGATATTTTCCAGCGTGAAGGTGATGATCTAATCTGCGAAGTGCCGGTCAGTTTTGTGCAAGCGGCTTTAGGCGCGGAAATTGAAGTTCCGACGCTCGGCGACAAGGCGCAAATAAAAATTCCGGCGGGCACGCAGCCCGGCACGACGTTCCGGCTCAAAGGCAAAGGCATCAAAAATATTCAGGGCTACGGCACGGGTGATTTGCACGTGCGCGTCAACGTGGAAGTTCCCAGTCACTTGAACGCGGCGCAAAAAGCCAAGTTGCAGGAGTTTGCCGAGCTGTGCGACGAACGCGTGAACCCGCTCACGAAAAGTTTCTTCGAGAAGGCCAAGAACCTGTTCAGTTGA
- a CDS encoding SAM-dependent methyltransferase — protein MSEMREIIKAEAENAGAISFARFMELALYCPNFGYYEQTGVSPGQSGDFYTSVSVGELFGELLAMQFAEWLEMLPAPRQIVEAGAHDGRLALDILQWLKKEKPELAETVEYWILEPSKRRQETQIKMLAEFEKKVRWFDAWEELPPSGVTGIIFANELLDAMPVHRLGWDATKKKWFEWGVRWEGQDFSWTRMELRPELAPKNLPPELLEVLPDEFTTEICPAAKSWWQQAAGALKTGKLLTFDYGLSAEQFFTPERKDGTLRAYHQHRQNNDLLARPGEQDLTAQVNFSEICAAGKAEGLKTEAWTSQGRFLTALVQRLIAEKRTSEEWITTRARQFQTLTHPQHLGRSFQILVQGR, from the coding sequence ATGAGCGAGATGCGCGAAATCATTAAGGCAGAGGCGGAAAACGCGGGAGCCATTTCTTTCGCCCGGTTCATGGAATTGGCGCTCTATTGTCCAAATTTTGGATACTACGAACAGACGGGCGTCTCGCCGGGGCAGTCCGGGGATTTTTACACCAGCGTCAGCGTGGGAGAACTCTTCGGGGAATTGCTCGCGATGCAGTTCGCCGAATGGCTCGAAATGCTGCCCGCGCCCCGGCAAATCGTGGAAGCGGGCGCGCATGACGGACGGCTCGCTTTAGACATTTTGCAATGGCTGAAAAAAGAGAAACCGGAACTGGCGGAGACTGTCGAATATTGGATTTTGGAACCCTCAAAACGGCGACAGGAAACGCAGATAAAAATGCTCGCAGAATTTGAAAAAAAAGTTCGGTGGTTCGACGCGTGGGAAGAACTTCCGCCGAGCGGAGTGACGGGAATTATTTTCGCGAATGAATTGCTGGATGCGATGCCCGTGCACCGGCTGGGCTGGGATGCGACGAAAAAGAAATGGTTTGAGTGGGGTGTCCGCTGGGAAGGACAAGACTTTAGTTGGACGCGAATGGAATTAAGGCCGGAGCTTGCGCCGAAAAATCTACCACCGGAGTTACTGGAAGTGTTGCCGGACGAATTCACGACAGAAATTTGCCCGGCAGCAAAAAGCTGGTGGCAACAGGCCGCGGGCGCGTTGAAGACTGGCAAACTGCTCACGTTCGACTATGGATTAAGCGCAGAACAATTTTTCACGCCCGAACGAAAAGATGGGACGTTACGGGCATATCATCAACATCGGCAAAATAATGACTTACTCGCGCGACCGGGAGAGCAGGATTTGACGGCGCAAGTGAATTTCTCGGAGATTTGCGCCGCCGGCAAGGCGGAAGGTTTGAAGACGGAAGCGTGGACGTCGCAAGGAAGATTCTTAACCGCGCTCGTTCAACGGTTGATCGCGGAAAAACGAACATCGGAAGAATGGATTACAACACGTGCGCGACAGTTCCAAACCTTAACGCATCCACAACATCTAGGCCGGTCGTTCCAGATATTGGTTCAAGGACGATAA